From Drosophila santomea strain STO CAGO 1482 chromosome 2R, Prin_Dsan_1.1, whole genome shotgun sequence:
CACTTCTCCAGCATGTGAAGTGGCTTGATAAGATTCTAGGGATCCAAGTAAATAGAATAATGAGACTGCTGGCGTTCGCAACTTCTCAACTTCATTCCCATGAACTTCCGCTGCCCTTAAAAACCAATACTCCATTGCTTTCAGTTTAAGCCACGACTTTGAGATACCCCCTTTTTTTGTGGTATCTCAACCCGTTTATGGTTTACATTTTCCAATTACGTGTGGCATTTCTGAAAAGACCATAAATCGCTCGCAGACAATTTATGCATTGCTTTAATTTGTTGCGCTGGTCAGCAACGTGGAGATCCAGAATCGTTTCCCACAACGCGAGATAAACGAAAGTTCGGCGGCCACTAATTGTTTACGAATCACCTTTCGTTTGCCCACGTCCAGTGAACTCTTATTTGTtgtgtttataaacaaatgaaacagTGTGTGAGCCGCCAAGTGATTTGCAATTTTGGGCGAGGTTAATGCTTCGCGGAAAATTCCGTGAAGGAACCGGTTGCATTAGCTCCCCGCCGATAACCATttgttattaataattaataacgCATTACTCACCgccacagcagcaggagcaatGAGGCCCTAAGATGCACTTCACAGACTGGAAGCAATCCTTCAGGGTTCACGCACTGATCCTTGTCCTGTGGATCGCCGAAGTCCAAGGACAGACCGATGATCCGCGGGTGGCAGTGAGTGAGAGCCAGGAGCTGGCCGAGAGTAAGTAACACATAATGACTGATATTGTGATATAAATAGTAATACACTTTaatatatgcaaataataCTAATTCCAAAACTTGGCTACCTTCAGAGGTGGAGGTGTCCGTGGTCTCCACGGTTTATACACTCGCGTTCAGCATCTCCGACGAGTCGGAGTACTCCATCAGCAAGGTGACCTGTCGCAATGGCACCGGATCGGAAACCGAAGCCAACGCAGCTCACGTGTGGTTAGTAGAACGTTTTGAGTTTAAGGACATTCCGGACTAATAGTAATGCTAATACCTATGATTGCTAGCGAAAACCTCAATCCATGCACCTTCTACACGTCGGTAGTTTCGTTCCGGTCAAAGGTCGTCGGCAAACCTACGGCTTCCGACCAAACGAAATATGCCTACACTGAATATAAGCGTGAGTTAATACATATTTGGCCCCTGAATCAAACAAAAACCCATACGATCTTGTGTCCACACAGAGCCCAAGACGAAGGTGACCTCCGTGGTGGCCACAGCGAACACAATCAAGGTGACCTGGCAGACTACGGACCGCGCCTGTGTGGAGTCCTTTGGGATTGCGGCCAAGGCGACGGACTACACCAAGTCCGTTCAGCTGCTGAACGACAAAAGTTCGCAGACTTTTGTCAACTTAAGTGCCTGCCTGACGCACACGATCACCCTGGACACGAAGAACAACGCCAGCGTTGTGGTGGACACGGATACCACCGATGTGGACACCCAGTACGCGGAGCCCGGCGATCTTGCGATGAACATAACGAACCTGGCCAATGGCATCACGATGGTCACGTGGGGAGATCCCTCCGAGAAGAACTGCATCAGCAACTATGTCTTCAAGTGGCAACGCAACGATTGCGGTACGGATCAAAACCAGGATACCACCACGGATGAGCCCAGTACGGAAACGACGAACGATGCTGACTACGTGACCACCACGCCAATGGAGACCACACCAGATACGCCGAGTGATACAGGTAAACATGAGTTTTCCCTTTATAAGCTCCTTTATGCTATGTGCTATGATAATCTCAACAGTTCAGTGCGAGTGGACCGATGTCTCCTCCGATGGCAAGCTGCGGGAGTACCTGCTAACCGATCTTCAGGGCTGTGAGTTGTACACCTTTCAGGTGTTCATCAACGAGAACAGCACGGCCAAGGCTTCACAGCAGTTTACTTCGGCGGAAAAGAGTGGGTATAACCAGAAGCCACATATGTAACCCATAACTCCTAACTTCCTAAATTCTAGTGGTCAGTGCGGTTTATGAGCCCAGACCCACCGCCGATCTCACCCAGCTGCATTGGACTTGGTCGTCTCCCCAAAATCATCCCAAGTGCGTCGCGAATTACAATGTAACGCTGACGGGGCCCATTCAACGTtcggaaaacaaaacatataACGTGGTCACCAAGGAGACGTTCGCCACCTTCGCCGATCTCGATCCGTGTGGCATATACTTGGTGGAGATCGTGCCCAATCAGCTGAATGGAACCACTGGAACCAAGTACCAGGAGCAGAGCACCGTTGCCGAGGATCGTGAGTGACTCATCCAAACTCATCCAACATCTACGACTGATTATCTTCTTGTAGAGCCCTCCGAGATTCAGGATCCCGTAGTGCAACCGAGCGCCTACTCTATGGAGGTGAGCTGGAAGACGCCCACGTACGCCGATCTCTGCATCGATGGCTATCGGCTGTCCGGCTGGATGGAGGATGATAAGCTGGTCGAGGTGGAAGCACTTAGTGTAACCACCCAGAACACGACGGTGGTCTTCGACAAGAATCTGCTGGCCTGCCAGCTCTACATCCTCCAGATAATCCCATATACCAAGGAAAACCTCGATGGCCAGCTCAGACAAGTCAGCGTGGAGACCAAAGCGGCTATAGTCGATATCTCAAAGGTACTGCTTATCATAAATGTAATCGTAGACCAATTTTTACTGACTGCACGTATTTTTGCTGTAGGTCAAAATGGAAAGGAAGCAGGCTGGCTCCGATTTCATTGAGTTAGTCGCCTTCAATGCGGACTACAACAACACCTGTCCGACGATCTTCGCGCTCTTCAGCTGCAATGCCACCACCCAGGTGCGCCATCCGTATGCGGAGCAGTACGTGGAGGGACACAGCAAACAAGGTGGGTACTGGTCATCCAGGCTATGGGCATCCTATGTGTATCTTATGGGCATCCTCTGGATTTCACATGGGTATCTAATGGGCATCCTATGGATTTCTTGTGGGTATCTTATGGGTACAGATAGTCAGATAGCTGTTCTAATCCTATTCCAATCTCAGGTTTCAATGCAAGTCTCAGTCCACTTTCGCCGTACACGTTCCACGTCTGCAGAGTAATACTCTACAATGTGGCAGGACCTTCCGATCCATATATCCTCGCCAATCTGCAGACCGCTGCCTACTGTAAGATATAGCGATCTTTACATGAAACCCATATGTAATTGGAATTCGAATTGCAGTTCCCGAGGTGCCGGAGAATGTGACGCTGGAGAAGAGCACTGTGAGCAGCCTACTGTTCAACTGGGATCCGCCCACCTACACAAATGGACCCATGAAGTACTACCAGGTTTTCCTCATGCGCCACGAGGCCAGCTACTTTGTGCCCGAGGAGTGCGCCGAGGTGCCGCAGGACACCAAGTCGGAGACCAAGGGCGATCCCAATGTGAACTTCACGGGTCTGGCTCCGGCGGTGCGATATATGATGCAGGTCGCGGCACAGAATGACTTCGGCATGGGCACCTATACCGACCCCGTAATTGGCACCACTTTGCCCGGAGGTAAGTTAGGCACCTGGACTCACTCGATTATCTAAAGGTGTCCTGATGAACCTGTTTACATGGGTGCACAATTCTTGCAATATAAGATATAATATAGATAGTAATACCAACATTTCCAACCTTGCAGTATCCGACAGGGTGACCCAGTTGACCGTTTTGTCCCAGGGTCcaaagaacaacaacaccGAATACGAGGCGAACGTGACCATCACGTGGAATGTGCCCTGCAAGTCCCATGGCGTTATAGAGTACTTCCAGCTGAACTTCACAGGCTCGCGAACGAACTACGCTCCAGTCACATTGCAACGGAGGGTGCAACTGGACACGTGGAATAAACAGGGACGGATGTCCTACACGGAGACGGAAATGCAACCGCAGTTTGACTATACGGTGGAGGTGTCCGTGAAGAATCGCGATGTGGAGCAGTTGAGCAGCAGCGTAGCTGAAAAATGGCAATCGCCGCCGGGACGTAAGTATCGGAATTGTGGGGCCAACCATAAAGCCTTGATTACCATCCGTGTACCTTCTGGCAGTGCCCACCATTCCGAGTGAAGAGCTGATCAAGCAAATGCGCGCCAACGTCGACGAGACGTCCAGTCCAACGAAAACGGCCATTGTCCGACTTCCTGCCGACATAATGACATCCGAGTTCGGTGACATCAAGTGGGTGGCACTGATGGTCTCGCAGAAGAACTGTGCTGGAGTTCCCCATCTCAAATACGATGTGAGCAGCGATTGGCCAAAGGTTCTATCCTATCAAGATGCCGGAGCCGATGGCACCGGCGACTGCAGCCTGGAGTACCAAACCACCGAGGAGCGCTGGCATCCGGAACCCGTCCAACGTCTGGGCAGGAATGGTGAGCTAACCAGCGATGAGGAAATCGTTTTTACCATCGGAGTGGACAAGTGTTCCGAGATCACGAAGACCTACTGCAATGGACCTCTGCTGCCCGACACGGATTACAACGTTGTGGTGAGACTGTTCACCGCCTCTGGTTATAGCGATGCCGCCGTTCTCAACTTCAAAACAAAGGCGGCCATCAAGGTGACCCTCATCCTGGTGAGCGTTTGCAGCTGTCTGCTGCTGGCCTTCGTGCTGGGATTGACGGTTCTTTGGGTGCGAAAGCGATTGGACTGGTAAGTCAACGATGGCAATCTTCTCCAGCAAAACGACTTAACTCCACTTGGTGCAGGAAACGGGACTCTGGCCAGGGTATCGAGGACCCCTTCGGCAATGTCATTGCCAAGAACTTTGCCATCTTTTATGCAGAGGTCGCCAAACCGGAGAAGTTGACCAGGGAGTTCAAGGAGATCACCGTCGTGGCCTTGGAGCTCAGCTACTCCGCCTCCGAATTGGGTTGCCACAAGAATCGCTATGCGGACATATACCCCTGTAAGTAGGAATTTAGATACGAATGATAAATACCTCTCTCATTTTCCTACTGAACAGACGACAAGAATCGCGTGATTCTGGACATCGATGCGGAGGGATCGGACTACATCAATGCCTCCTTCATAGACGTGAGTTCTGGTTGTTTACAAGGCAAAAGATTCTCCTAAATGCACCTACTTCACAGGGTCACACCCGGAAGAAGGAGTACATAGCCACCCAGGGACCAAAACCCGAGAGTGTGATGGACTTTTGGCGCATGGTTCTGCAGTACAACGTGCGGGTCATTGTGCAAGTTACCCAGTTTCGGGAGGGCAATACGGTAAGGTTACCATGTGGTAAGGTCCTCGAAATGGGAGCTAAGCCATCGTTTTGTCCACAGATCAAGTGCCACGAGTACTATCCTTATAACGCGCGTGGCTTGACCGTGACTATCAAGTCCAAGGAGGTGTTGGAGCTGTACGATCGCACCGAGTTGACCGTTGTGCACGATAAGTACGGACTGAAGGAGAAGGTCATCCACTACTATTTCAAAAAGTGGCCCGATCATGGAGTGCCCGAGGATCCCATGCACTTGATTGCGTTCGTGAAGAGGGTGAAGGCGGAACGGCGTCCCAGTTACTCGCCCATCGTGGTCCATTGCAGTGCGGGAGTGGGCAGAACGGGCACCTTTATCGGTCTGGATCTGATCATGCAGCGATTGAAGAGCGAGTCGAAAATCAATATATTCGAAACGGTCAAGAAACTGCGTTTCCAGGTGAGTCTTTCAGTGGTAACTTATACCAATTGGATTTATCCTACTACTTTTGTAACCTGCAGCGCATGAAAATGGTGCAAACGCAGCAGCAGTACACGTTCCTCTATGCCTGCACCTATGAGCTGGTCAAGCATAAGATTCCCCGAGCTGCCTTGAAAATGGAGGGGCGTTCCAAGTCCGAGACCATGCCCGCCATTCCGGCACCCAAAAAGGTGAGTTTTCCGGACGTGGATGTCGGCGACGGGAAGGTGTCATCGGCACCGTTGTCCGAAGTGGAGAACGGTGTGCCCATCCTGCAGCTGCCTGCTCGGTACTCCGGTCAGCGGAGGAGCAGTCCACCAGACGAAAACGACGGTCCAACTACTAGCAGCATTATGTGAGAGTAGCTGTGTTCCGATAACATTTGTATTAACGATGTGTTGACAACGCAGCAGCAATAGTAGCCAAAGAAATGTGTGTCTAAAGTGTAAATTAAGCGTGAAACGTGGATATAAATTTGGTAATTGCACTTGAAAAACTGTTTTTGTAcataaatgttatttataaaGAAGAGCATGTGTAGCACAAAACTGTATTTTATGtaacttatttattaaaatgggctattttttattgtaaaaatTCAAAGGtaaagtaaaaaaatgtttaactaaaataaagaaatttataTCGTGTATAacagtttttattaaatttaaatttggcgGTAAATGCAACTGTAAAAAGAAAGAGCGGGACAACTATATTTTCACAACGGCGGAATACGCCTACAGCACTATTTACTGTAAACATTTTACAGCACTGTTACGtagataaatatattttatttattttggtagAAAATAAAGCGTACTCCTAAAAATGTCCGAGCGAAAGGTCTTAAACGTaagtaaatacatattaaGCGAATAGAGCACCACTTGACCGATTCCTCTGCAGAAATACTATCCCCCGGACTTCGATCCATCGAAGATTCCGCGCATGAAACTGGCCAAGAACCGCCAGTACACCGTGAGATTGATGGCTCCATTTAATATGCGCTGCAAGACCTGTGGGGAATACATCTACAAAGGCAAGAAGTTCAACGCTCGCAAGGAGGACGTGGAGAACGAAACCTACCTGGGCATTAGGATCTATCGGTTCTACATCAAGTGCACGCGATGCCTGCAGGAGATCTCCTTCAAGACAGATCCGCAGAACACGGATTACGAGATTGAGGCGGGTGCCACCAGGAATTTCATGGCCCTCAAGTTGGCCGAGGAGCAGGCACGTCGCGAGGAGCAGGAACTGCGCGAGGAGGAGGCCAACAATCCCATGAAGCTGCTGGAGAACCGCACCCAACAGTCGCGCAACGAGATCGAAATGATCGAGAGTCTGGAGGAGTTGCGCGATCTCAACCGGCGCCAGCAGACAGTGGACTACAATACGCTGCTGCAGCAGTACAACACGGTGGAGACGGAGAGAGAGCGCCAGGAGCGGGAGGAGCGCGAAGACGAGGATTTCATTAAGTAAGTTCTTTACTTGATATTCTATATAGACTGTATTTTTAACACATTGCCTTTCCCTAGGTCTGTAAACTTTAGGAACAAACCAGAAGGAAGCTCCCGTGTTGTGGCCGAGGAAATCATTGAGGAGGTCAAGGAGGAACCGTTGGATCCACTGCCAGCTCCACCACCAGCCAAACAGGCCAAGCCCAGCACGCTAAGTGTTTCAGCCACATCATCCAGCAAAGCATCTGCCGCACAGTCCCTGGTCAAAAGAAAGGCTCCGTTGGTACTGGTTAAACCCAAGACAACTCCAGTAGCAAAGCCAGTTGAACCACAGTCCAAGGAAGTCAATGGAACGACGCAAGGCGAATCTAAACCAGCAACAACGATGACCTCAGTGGCATCCGCACCACCGGAAACTAAAGCTGCAAATCAGCCAGCTGTCGCTCCAGCTGGACTTTCCCTCTTGGCTGCCTACAGTGACAGCTCAGAGGATTCCAACTGACCAAGCATTTACCTGACACATCTAACAACTCAAGAAACATTAAAGAAAGTTACAATAATACAAACAATCGATGTTTTTATTCTTATGAACTGGAAACATGCCGCATTCCATCAAATTCCCATTGAGTAAAAGTTCCGATAACGTATTGGAATAATGCatcaatttattaaatattttgacattGTTTCAGTTTGTATCCTTTCAAGTTTTGTCAAGGCCAATCATAAGGCAAActaatttcaaattcaaacaaaaaattcatcAAATCAAAAAGTAACTGCAAAGTATTCTTCTAAGGTACACTCCCACTCATTTGGAGCTGTCATAGCCGATTTTCTGGCAATCATTTGATCAACGAGTGTGTTTCGACGTACGAAACCGATACCAACTACAATTAAACCCTAAGTGATATATACAGAGGTGATTATATTACGTCTAAAACTCGGgcaatcaaaataataaataatatcacaagcgaaagaaaattataaatatacatatacgataattaaatattatgtaTTACAAGTTAATCATAATCGATTCTAACGATTCATTTCATAAATTACGAAGACACTGGTATGTTTCTCTAGCTGTCCTATTTCCTTAGCAAAGGCATCAATAAGGCCGCCTGCTCTATGGTCGTGGCCAGTCAACAAGTCTGGACCACGAATCTACGAATTATAATTACGAGTTAAACAGTCTTTGTGTTCGTTTTGGGGGCGGGCTGCGGTGGGCGTACGGTGCAGCCTCCATTTTTTTGGTATATGATCCTGATCATCCTGCTTATCCTGCTAATTTGGTTAAGCTTCCGCTCAAATGTCCACTGTAGTGCACTTTTGGATGGAGTTGTAGTTGCTGCCGCTAGCACCAGCGCTGCATTTGCGGGGCAGCACCTTAGGCACCATTTCGTTGACCCCACCAGCATCGCCACCCCCGCCACCGTCGTAGTTGTGATTGTTGTTCTGCAGAAAATGCTGCTGCTCGGCTGCAGCATGATTCAGTTCGTACAGCTCCATGTCGTCGTACTCGGAGATGCCAAGAGCTCTTGTGGGCGCATACTGCAAGTCGTtgtcgtcgtcctcctcctcctcctcgtcgtcggtGTGCTTATGCCTGGGCATGGCCACCACAAAGTCTTCCAGACTGCGTTTCACCGCCGCATCCGAGCCCGTGCCCGAGTCCTTGCTGGACAAATGATCCTGCTGGGCCTCCAAGTCCGTTTGACGCAGATAGCTCAGGGTCAGTCCCTGCTCCAGGCAGCGCTGTTCGTAAGACGGTGTTGTAGTCACAATGAGGCGACTGTGGTTCGCCTCGCCATTGCTACAGCCTAAATCCGCAAGGCTGCGAGGTCGTAACTGCGTCTGCTGCTGCGTGGGAAGTCCATCTAGGACCAGCTGGGACTGGTGTGGTCTGAGCTGTGTACGATTGAGCGTGGTCAGTTGCGTCTGATCCTTGTCCAGAGTAGAATGGAGACTAGCCTGCGTACGCGCCGCCAGTCTCTCGGCAGCCAAGCTCATGCGCAGTTTTCTTTTCTGGTAGCGCAGAGTGCACCAAATGATGCAGCAGTCCACCACGACACATATGACGGTTAGTATGATTATGCCCATCAGCAAGACGTCCCAGTTTAGATTCTCCTTGACCACTACCAGCTCCGATTGCAGCGTAAACGTTCGCGAATTGTCTGTTATCTCACAGCGGAAGTGTCCAGCGTCGTTGGACTGGGCATTCAGGATCACAAGCAGTTCCTTGTTGTTTGAAAAGTAATACCGATCTCCGTCTGGAGCCGTTGGTGAGATGTGTATCGGTTTGTTCTCTTTAAACCACTCTCGATGCGGATGTTCCAGCTCAAAATCAGCATTGGCCGTTTCACTAAGGCACTGCAACACACATGTGCGCCCCACAACCACCTCCTGGTGCACCAAGGGAATGCTCGGCTGCGGTTTGTCTGCATTGAAAAAGAAGAAACATTAGTGACGAGCAAAATAAAACGCTTAAAAGAACCTACCATTTACGACCAGCGTTGCGTTGACCTTAATCTCGCCTGCAGCACTTAGCGCTGTGCACGTGTAAATTCCAGAGTCGCTGGGCTTAGCGTTGGTTATTATAAACGCGTTTTCCTCACGGATCACCTGCAATCGACGCTCGGTGGCCGCTGGAAACTCACTACCGCCGAACTTTTGTAGCGCTATCTCTGGTGTGGGATCACCACTGGCCGAGCAGACCAACCGAGCCATTTCGCCAGCGTCCAAGGTCAGATTCGAGGGCACTTGCAAAAAGGTGGGATGAACTGTCGAAGTAAAGATggttattaatataaatagaTGGCAAGAGCGAAGTGTGATCGTACTTCCTATAGATATCTTAAACTTCTGTGCATACGTAGTGCCGAAGGCATTCGATACCACGCACTGATAGCGTCCTGCGCTTTCGTAGGTCACATTCGTGAGCCTAAGATAGCCATAGATGGAGGTCTGATTGGTGCTCAGGTCATGCCGGATCTGCGTCTCCGTGCTGGCACCGTCATGCACCGCCGGTCGCTCCTGGACATGCTGATTGTCGTGGCGCCATTTGATCTTCAGCTCATCGGCGGCGGCTAGCGAAGCCGCTGTCGGTGAACTGGCAATGCATTCCAGAGTGATGTTCGCTCCATTCACAGCCAGCATGTCGTCCGGTTCCTGTTCCACTCGCGGTTTTGGGGAGtccacttaaaaaaaaaaaagaaactagtTAGTAAACCATACATTGAATGAATGAATCAAACTTACCGCACACCAACTCCGAACTGCTCAGTGACTTCAGATGCCGATCTTGTAGATGCTCCGGATAGCCACACACCGCGTGTTCTGCCTGCTGGGGAAAGCGATTCTTCAGCCACTGTTGGAACCAAATCAAATCGCAGTCGCAGATGAAGTTAAGCgatttaaaaaccaatttatttAGGCGAAGCATGTGCTCAAAAGCGTTGACCTGGATGCTGGCCAGGACATTGGAACCGAGATTGAGTATCTCCAGGTTGTTGAGACCACTCATCGCCTTACTGCTGATCTGCTTTAGATTATTGCCATGCAAATCTAAGCGTCGCAGTTTCCGCAGCGCTTTAAACGGAGCCGCTGCACTCTGGTCCTCAATAATCCAGGATAGGCGATTGCGCCGCAGATTCAACTCCTCAAGATTCTTAACACAATCAAAGGTGTTTTCCTGCAGATACTGCAATCGGTTGTGGGCTAGGTTAAGCGTTTTCAGGCGATGTAGGCAGTCCAAATGTTGTGGCTTGAACTCGTTGATTGCATTGTTCGACAGATCCAGCACTTCCAGCGACTGAGTGAACTCCCAGGTGTCCACCTCAATGCGAGAAATGGCATTATACGACAGGTTCAGGTGTCGCAGCTTTGTCAGATTGAAGAGGCCCTGGCGGGAAAGCGAACTGATCTGGTTCATAGCCAGATCAATGGTCTCGATGTTATGCATCACATAGAAGACGCCGTCCTGCAGCGCCCGGATTTTATTGGACTTCAGTTGAAGATTTTTCATCGATTCCAGGCCACGGAACGTGGACCAGTTTATCTCCAGTTGGTTGAAGTTTAGAGCTCTGCAGTAAGGCGAAGACATTGAAAGAGATGTTAAAAACGCAGTATTTTAATAACTTACAGTTTCTTTAGTCGGTTCAGATTTTTGAACACCCTTATAGGAAGAGTGCTTAGGCGATTATTATTCAGTTCCAGGTCTGTGAGGTTGTTTAGAGCCGCAAACGAGTGCTCATTCACATTGGTTATCTCGTTAAAACTGAGTATTCTGTGGATGAAAGGTGAAAGATGTAAGAAATGGCCTAAATCAAGGAACATTGAAAGGACTTACAAGTGAACTAGACTATTTGGCTTCGGAAAAGAGTTGAGCTCGATGCTGTGCAACTGATTCCTGGACAGATCCAGCGTTCTCAGTAATGGCAAAGCTGCCAGCGCCTCGCTGGAGATGCTGGTAATATGATTGTTGGCCAACACCAAGTGCTTCAGACCACTGAGGCCTATGAATTTCGGGATCACCTCCAATAAATTCCGCTTCAATGAACTAAAATGcatgtaaaatgtaattagTTTTAAAGTAATTTCTTGAAAAGCTTTAGCTTCACTTACACTTTTGTCAAATTGGACAGATTACGTATCTCCAGGACGGTAGTGTCGTTcagtttgttgttggccagATGCCTGCGAAAAAGATAAAAGTTAATTTGTGCCATTTGTAAAATCCTTGGCTTGCCCATTGCACCTCAATTATGTCCCAATTATCGATGCAAAGTTACTGATAAAAACCGAACGACGTTTGCATAATTTTGCCATgcattaaattgattaaaagcGCAACGATAAAATCGcaaccccccaaaaaaaaaataatggtAAAATTGAGGCCAAATGTCGATGTCGAGGGTTGTGCCACTCTGTAATTTATATTCGCAGAGTATCTGAATCTGATGGGGGTGGCTCGCCATTTCATCCCCCAGGAATTTATGGATCTAAATAATGCCGAATGTTCCAAACTCCACCAAACAGTCTCTATTTTTCTGATGTTGGCACAATGGAGGACTATTGGAAGTTTTTGCATAAGAAAGGAAGACTCGGAAGGTTTGCCAATATTGATTTCTATTCAATAGTAGTAGTTTTCTAGATCTGCCTGATAAGCATTATTGACATTTTCTCCTCTACTTGTATACTTACAGAGTTTGCACGTAGCTGGGCAAGACGGGCACCCGTTCCAGATGCAGTTTGTCGCAGTCGAAGAGGACATTGAGGCACTTGCAGTCCTTGGGGCAGTCGATGTTGTACTTATTACTGGCCTTggccgccgcagcagccgccTCCAGTGCTTTCTGGGCATGCTCATACTGCCCACCATCGTCGGCCACAAAGCCATTTGTCTCAAGCGATCCGGATTGAATGGAAATGCCGGAGGAGGATCCCAAGCCGCCAGCTGGTGGATGTGAGGCAGCCAGCGGATAGTGCAATGCAGCCATATCCTCCTcgtccacatccgcatccgagTAATCCTCGCTGAGGGCCATGAATTGTTGCCTGGCATTGGTGTAGCCTCTGTTACCGGCACTCGTGGATCGTGGGCCCGACGAGCCTCCGCCATTCCTGGACAGCATGGCGAagagttgctgttgcagcaacTGCTGATTGTAGGAAGCGCCACCAGATTTGAGCAGCGCACTCAGGGGGGATCCTCCTGACTCCACTCCATTCGATGATGACGGCGACTGGGCGGCGCTTTGACAAATTGTGGCCGCTGTTATCAGCAGCATGTACGTAATTAGCAGCAATTTATTGAGTTTATTGAAATCATTTGTTGTAGAATGAGTGCAATTATCATTACTGCGACTTTCAGCTAccgcattgttgttgctgctgctgcttctattgttgtttttgttgctgttgcgccGCCGACGTCGACTCCACGACATTAAAAACTTGCCATTGCCACTCGTTTTGATGTTGCAGATTCGATGATTACTAACGACCATGGGGCTATCACCATTTGACTCCCTCGGTTGTCGGCCTTTTATGGCTGAAACGTGCATTTTGCGCCTTTTGTTAAATTCGTTGATTTTCAAGCGGCAGTAAGAAAGCGCCGTTATTTCCAGCGAACGTCACTCGCCCTCGGCCAGTGTTGGAAAGCCCCTTTCGCCAGCCGAGCATTCTGCTACTCCGTGCATAGTGCCTTTGAAATAAGAGAATAAGAGAATTTGAATAAGAGAAATAGAAGATTAGATTTTGGTTTATGCTTTAATATGaactaatttatattaattaaatttaagtatAAGTTTACTGCCcctaaaaatattaaatagatCTGAGAAGCACAATAGACATTACAAGGATATTTTGTATCATGTTTATAGCTAAAGTAAAAAGTATATTAAATGGATATGGATAAATAATACGAATTCTTTCACAGtagttttttaaatagttttaaatacatGAAAGGAAaccatttaaaacattttatgcCCGCTGCTTTTCATAACATAGAACCTAG
This genomic window contains:
- the LOC120446968 gene encoding phosphatidylinositol phosphatase PTPRQ; the encoded protein is MHFTDWKQSFRVHALILVLWIAEVQGQTDDPRVAVSESQELAEKVEVSVVSTVYTLAFSISDESEYSISKVTCRNGTGSETEANAAHVCENLNPCTFYTSVVSFRSKVVGKPTASDQTKYAYTEYKQPKTKVTSVVATANTIKVTWQTTDRACVESFGIAAKATDYTKSVQLLNDKSSQTFVNLSACLTHTITLDTKNNASVVVDTDTTDVDTQYAEPGDLAMNITNLANGITMVTWGDPSEKNCISNYVFKWQRNDCGTDQNQDTTTDEPSTETTNDADYVTTTPMETTPDTPSDTVQCEWTDVSSDGKLREYLLTDLQGCELYTFQVFINENSTAKASQQFTSAEKMVSAVYEPRPTADLTQLHWTWSSPQNHPKCVANYNVTLTGPIQRSENKTYNVVTKETFATFADLDPCGIYLVEIVPNQLNGTTGTKYQEQSTVAEDQPSEIQDPVVQPSAYSMEVSWKTPTYADLCIDGYRLSGWMEDDKLVEVEALSVTTQNTTVVFDKNLLACQLYILQIIPYTKENLDGQLRQVSVETKAAIVDISKVKMERKQAGSDFIELVAFNADYNNTCPTIFALFSCNATTQVRHPYAEQYVEGHSKQGFNASLSPLSPYTFHVCRVILYNVAGPSDPYILANLQTAAYFPEVPENVTLEKSTVSSLLFNWDPPTYTNGPMKYYQVFLMRHEASYFVPEECAEVPQDTKSETKGDPNVNFTGLAPAVRYMMQVAAQNDFGMGTYTDPVIGTTLPGVSDRVTQLTVLSQGPKNNNTEYEANVTITWNVPCKSHGVIEYFQLNFTGSRTNYAPVTLQRRVQLDTWNKQGRMSYTETEMQPQFDYTVEVSVKNRDVEQLSSSVAEKWQSPPGLPTIPSEELIKQMRANVDETSSPTKTAIVRLPADIMTSEFGDIKWVALMVSQKNCAGVPHLKYDVSSDWPKVLSYQDAGADGTGDCSLEYQTTEERWHPEPVQRLGRNGELTSDEEIVFTIGVDKCSEITKTYCNGPLLPDTDYNVVVRLFTASGYSDAAVLNFKTKAAIKVTLILVSVCSCLLLAFVLGLTVLWVRKRLDWKRDSGQGIEDPFGNVIAKNFAIFYAEVAKPEKLTREFKEITVVALELSYSASELGCHKNRYADIYPYDKNRVILDIDAEGSDYINASFIDGHTRKKEYIATQGPKPESVMDFWRMVLQYNVRVIVQVTQFREGNTIKCHEYYPYNARGLTVTIKSKEVLELYDRTELTVVHDKYGLKEKVIHYYFKKWPDHGVPEDPMHLIAFVKRVKAERRPSYSPIVVHCSAGVGRTGTFIGLDLIMQRLKSESKINIFETVKKLRFQRMKMVQTQQQYTFLYACTYELVKHKIPRAALKMEGRSKSETMPAIPAPKKVSFPDVDVGDGKVSSAPLSEVENGVPILQLPARYSGQRRSSPPDENDGPTTSSIM
- the LOC120446972 gene encoding splicing factor YJU2 gives rise to the protein MSERKVLNKYYPPDFDPSKIPRMKLAKNRQYTVRLMAPFNMRCKTCGEYIYKGKKFNARKEDVENETYLGIRIYRFYIKCTRCLQEISFKTDPQNTDYEIEAGATRNFMALKLAEEQARREEQELREEEANNPMKLLENRTQQSRNEIEMIESLEELRDLNRRQQTVDYNTLLQQYNTVETERERQEREEREDEDFIKSVNFRNKPEGSSRVVAEEIIEEVKEEPLDPLPAPPPAKQAKPSTLSVSATSSSKASAAQSLVKRKAPLVLVKPKTTPVAKPVEPQSKEVNGTTQGESKPATTMTSVASAPPETKAANQPAVAPAGLSLLAAYSDSSEDSN